The following proteins come from a genomic window of Bacteroidota bacterium:
- a CDS encoding leucine-rich repeat domain-containing protein: MNSKFLLLLLIFIFFGQNIFSQNLLNDKKLKRAKEYKSMEEALKKPHKVYKLDLSKSNLRELPKEIRKFKNLQKLDLSGNKFKTLPRDIGRLKNLEYLDLSFSRNMNFRTASRNFFKLKSLKEINLSDNMLKQLPSSVARVKNLERIDLSFNKNINLRQVLSILKRLENLEVIILAENNIHKVPDKITEIKNLKELHLQYNPINQAEIDRLKKLLPKVRINF; encoded by the coding sequence ATGAATAGCAAATTTTTATTACTTTTACTGATTTTTATATTTTTTGGACAAAATATATTTTCTCAGAATTTATTAAATGATAAAAAGTTAAAGCGTGCAAAAGAATATAAATCAATGGAGGAGGCTTTAAAGAAACCTCATAAAGTTTATAAGTTAGACCTTTCAAAATCAAATTTGCGAGAATTACCAAAAGAAATCAGAAAGTTTAAAAATTTGCAGAAACTTGATTTGTCGGGAAACAAATTTAAAACACTACCACGAGATATTGGAAGGTTGAAAAATCTTGAATATTTAGATCTTTCTTTTAGCAGAAACATGAATTTTAGAACTGCATCACGTAATTTTTTTAAATTAAAAAGTCTTAAAGAAATTAATCTGAGTGATAACATGTTAAAACAATTGCCCAGCAGTGTTGCAAGGGTAAAAAACCTTGAGAGAATTGATTTGTCTTTTAATAAAAATATTAATTTGAGGCAGGTGCTTAGCATTTTAAAACGACTTGAAAACTTGGAGGTAATAATACTTGCCGAAAATAATATTCATAAAGTTCCTGACAAAATTACTGAAATAAAAAATCTTAAAGAATTACACTTGCAATACAATCCTATAAATCAGGCTGAAATAGACAGATTAAAAAAATTGTTGCCTAAAGTAAGAATAAATTTTTAG
- a CDS encoding asparaginase domain-containing protein produces the protein MTIKIFITGGTFDKEYNELNGKLFFKDSHLPEMLKLGRSKVDVSIRTLMMIDSLEMTDSDRDIIVTNCVNTKESKILITHGTDSIVETAKFIAKSKLKDKCIILTGAMIPYKFGSSDGLFNLGSSLAFVQTLENGVYISMNGRIFNWDNVQKNRKLGEFEDID, from the coding sequence ATGACAATAAAAATTTTTATTACAGGAGGTACTTTTGATAAGGAGTACAACGAGTTAAATGGAAAACTTTTTTTTAAAGATTCTCATCTTCCTGAAATGTTGAAATTAGGCAGGTCAAAAGTAGATGTTAGCATTCGTACATTAATGATGATTGACAGCCTAGAAATGACTGATTCTGATAGAGATATTATTGTTACAAACTGTGTAAATACTAAAGAAAGCAAAATTCTAATTACTCACGGAACAGATTCAATAGTTGAAACGGCAAAATTTATTGCAAAATCGAAATTGAAAGATAAATGTATTATACTTACAGGTGCAATGATTCCTTATAAATTTGGTAGTTCAGACGGACTTTTTAATCTTGGTAGCTCGCTTGCTTTTGTTCAAACATTAGAAAATGGAGTTTATATTTCTATGAACGGAAGAATTTTTAACTGGGATAATGTGCAAAAAAATAGAAAGTTGGGAGAGTTTGAAGATATAGATT